The following proteins are co-located in the Micromonospora coriariae genome:
- a CDS encoding DUF5701 family protein has translation MFDAATEFDRQLDRLTELGYPGLAGLSETAFRDLVAPLRARAVEGATGLAAPTDARVPFLLVTTRDLVPVEPRLELTTLVGKRKPGFLDRHYAEDDLPRFDPIKELEVPEGPAYLLFDVDRGEEFRNLPPAAALEGMTAQGRLPLTIDEGLAFITLHPAALASNRCFSLVGSRCGDKRVPALWISQGAPKLGWCWFGNPHTWLGSASARPERVGLG, from the coding sequence GTGTTCGACGCTGCCACCGAATTCGACCGCCAACTCGACCGGCTCACCGAGCTGGGCTACCCCGGCCTGGCCGGGCTGTCCGAGACCGCCTTCCGCGATCTGGTCGCACCCCTGCGGGCCAGGGCGGTCGAGGGGGCCACCGGCCTGGCCGCACCCACCGACGCCCGGGTGCCGTTCCTGCTGGTCACCACTCGGGACCTGGTGCCGGTCGAGCCACGGCTGGAGCTCACCACGCTGGTCGGCAAGCGCAAGCCGGGCTTCCTCGACCGGCACTACGCCGAGGACGACCTGCCCCGCTTCGACCCGATCAAGGAGCTGGAGGTCCCGGAGGGCCCCGCGTACCTGCTCTTCGACGTCGACCGGGGTGAGGAGTTCCGTAACCTGCCCCCGGCCGCCGCGCTGGAGGGAATGACCGCCCAGGGCCGACTGCCGCTCACCATCGACGAGGGTCTCGCCTTCATCACGCTGCACCCGGCCGCGCTGGCCAGCAACAGGTGTTTCTCGCTTGTCGGGTCGCGGTGCGGGGACAAGCGGGTGCCGGCGCTCTGGATCAGCCAGGGCGCACCGAAGCTGGGTTGGTGCTGGTTCGGCAACCCGCACACCTGGCTCGGCTCGGCCTCGGCCCGCCCGGAGCGCGTCGGCCTGGGCTGA
- a CDS encoding sigma-70 family RNA polymerase sigma factor yields the protein MRRADEEDFHDFVADRMDRWRRSAFLLCQDWHAADDVVSVTVTRLYRSWRLVRRAENRDAYAQRVLTRSWLDERRRPWSNREQSWAEVPDVAGAVPETVTDRDGLATLLRSLAPKQRAVLVLRFYLDYSVEETARMLGISAGTVKSQSARGLANLRTAVNGQY from the coding sequence GTGAGGCGGGCCGACGAGGAAGACTTCCACGACTTCGTCGCGGACCGGATGGACCGCTGGCGACGGAGTGCATTCCTGCTCTGTCAGGACTGGCACGCCGCAGACGACGTCGTCTCGGTCACGGTGACGCGGCTCTACCGGAGCTGGCGCCTCGTGCGCCGGGCGGAGAACCGCGACGCGTACGCGCAGCGGGTCCTGACCCGCTCCTGGCTCGACGAGCGGCGTCGCCCCTGGAGCAACCGGGAGCAGTCGTGGGCGGAGGTGCCGGACGTGGCCGGCGCCGTGCCGGAGACGGTGACCGACCGCGACGGGCTCGCCACATTGCTGCGCTCGCTCGCCCCGAAGCAACGGGCGGTGCTCGTCCTGCGCTTCTACCTCGACTACTCGGTCGAGGAGACCGCCCGGATGCTCGGCATCTCCGCCGGCACCGTCAAGAGCCAGTCCGCACGCGGGCTGGCGAATCTGCGCACCGCCGTCAACGGTCAGTACTGA
- a CDS encoding LytR/AlgR family response regulator transcription factor, whose translation MSASGFLRVLAVDDEPPALDELAYHLRADPRVARLHTAGDATEALRLLRDGDVDVVFLDIRMPGLDGMELARVLRRFARPPAIVFVTAYDDGAVDAFDLGATDYVRKPVRAERLAESLRRVIGSRVVPSHPAALARAEEDPTIPIELAGTTRMLPRSAVRWVEAQGDYARLHTAEGSHLVRVSLATLAERWADAGFVRVHRSYLVQLKLIAELRLVNSGYVVVIDGTELPVSRRHTRELKDKLVRAAKQDWNR comes from the coding sequence GTGAGCGCGTCCGGTTTCCTCCGGGTGCTGGCGGTGGACGACGAGCCCCCGGCGCTCGACGAGCTGGCGTACCACCTGCGGGCCGACCCCCGGGTGGCCCGCCTGCACACGGCGGGGGACGCCACCGAGGCGCTGCGACTGCTCCGCGACGGTGACGTGGACGTGGTCTTCCTGGACATCCGGATGCCCGGCCTGGACGGCATGGAGCTGGCCCGGGTTCTGCGCCGGTTCGCCCGGCCACCGGCGATCGTCTTCGTCACCGCGTACGACGACGGCGCGGTGGACGCCTTCGACCTGGGGGCCACCGACTACGTGCGCAAACCGGTGCGCGCCGAGCGGCTGGCCGAGTCGCTGCGCCGGGTGATCGGTTCGCGGGTGGTGCCGTCGCATCCGGCGGCGCTGGCCCGGGCCGAGGAGGATCCGACCATCCCGATCGAGTTGGCCGGCACCACCCGGATGCTGCCCCGCTCGGCTGTGCGCTGGGTGGAGGCTCAGGGCGACTACGCCCGGTTGCACACGGCGGAGGGGTCACACCTGGTGCGGGTCTCGCTGGCCACGCTCGCCGAGCGGTGGGCCGACGCCGGTTTCGTCCGGGTGCACCGGTCGTACCTGGTGCAGTTGAAGTTGATCGCGGAGCTGCGGCTGGTCAACTCCGGTTACGTGGTGGTGATCGACGGGACCGAGCTGCCGGTGAGCCGGCGGCACACCCGGGAACTGAAGGACAAGTTGGTGCGAGCGGCGAAGCAGGACTGGAACCGGTGA